Proteins encoded in a region of the Burkholderia ubonensis subsp. mesacidophila genome:
- a CDS encoding hybrid non-ribosomal peptide synthetase/type I polyketide synthase, with product MNTDNQSRAEPIAIVGMGCVFPGAVGIAAFLDLLRAGRVAVRDVPPERWDAAALHDPDADARGRILTRRAATIDEADRFDPEFFGLSQRDAREMDPRQRLMLKTAWWALEDAGMPGWGLSGQSVGVFLGASNGEFGGSHANLAAIGASTATGHATSVLANRLSYLLGFMGPSLVVDTACSSSLIAVHLACAALRSRECELAIAGGVSLMLRPDASVAFSRARMLAADGRCKPFAASADGYGRGEGAGAVVLKRLSDACRDGDRIVALVLGSAVNHNGQSNGITAPSARAQEALIRQAIDAAGIAPEQVDVVEAHGTGTLLGDPIEARALGRVLGAIDGRAEPLPVGSVKSNIGHLEAAAGVAGLIKLALSLRHREIPASLGFDAPNPHIDFQALNLAVPTALAPLPDRGRPATGAVSSFGFGGANCHLIAAAPPSELAERRDAHAGTRWPHVLVLSAASDAALNRLAAASAERVRGDRAGAARLAVASHVARSPLKQRFAVVASDADALAAALERAATGAQDGAVARGAAPRRRPPLAFFYAGQGAQFPGMAAGLLDGDSALRSTLEQASSITGLPIVHWLERGGDEIGRTEATQPLMVALQVGLTRHWAAWGVEPDIVIGHSLGDFAAAVAAGALPFDAAMRLVALRGRLTATLARPGGMVAVAAAPAAVTPHLAPGAVIAVDNGPEQLSVAGDADALAETVRRLAAAGIAARPLPVSAAFHSPAMDPVLDAFRAALAQVPLQALRLPMICNRTGAVLPAGTVLDAEFWVRHLREPVRFADGVRAVSGQGVALGLEIGPSALLSRLAPLSAPALKVVPSLTRGTCDREALLGALGALWVGGVTPNWRAIDGPGRTHADLPLYPFDDASFPLLADGTVVAGMTASSGAIAASDAHAPPLPSSLAVATAAQHAASHDRTADIGARLRSTLAEVLETSPDRIDPAAPFVEMGADSLVLLTAAKKIEAAFGVRIPVRAFFDELSTMDALAAHLAALAPPPAEAPREPAPAASAPADFVAQVVREQLDLMRRQLALIEGRQAEDVRTKPPATGTADAADLAGADVAARAAGPTRRADTAREALSPRRRAHLDKLIRDYTHRTAGSRALAERYRDVMADSRASAGFRPSIKEMLYPIVCRSAAGATFEDVDGNRYLDISMGFGVQLFGHAPDFVAAALRESLSRGLRLGPQSDRAGEAAAIIARLSGQDRVAFVNSGTEAVMVALRLARTVTGRERVVIFRGAYHGHFDGVLAEAADPADPAAGSVPAVPGVAPGAVADTLVLEYGDEASLDTLAAQLGQVAAVLVEPVQSRRPDLQPAAFLHRLRALTEQAGVLLIFDELITGFRIAAGGAQAYFGVKADLVAYGKILGGGLPIGALAGRADVMAAVDGGAWRYGDDSAPAAETTLFAGTFNKNPLSIDACIAVLTEIERRGDALYVGLNDRAARLHARLEQALAGTPIGVARFGSVFRFVFARNLDLFFYHLLLRGIYVWEGRTCFLSAAHTDADCDRLAAAVADTVAALRDGGILDEGRDEPVPDASGTAARGERDALPMIRAQRQLAALAEMDPAGAVAYALPLLLDLDGPLDADRLRRAVEEAAARHDGLWAAMDPVSGTLRLTAPGRLQLATCAIDAAQLDAEVRRRMAVPFDLAAPPLLRATLFALENGAYALLLLGHHAAVDGFSLQVLAADIAACHGGAPLPRAASLRRLLDAHREAGRDGRWAAARDWWRARLADAPAGLDIDIAAPRPPLRAFHGGRAVRRVDAASTRALRERATAERASLLAVLLTGFAWLLTRHGAADMVIGVPFAGRAAAGEGAERLVGYCTHLLPIRLHADAADGTAALLARTRSALMNALEHADYPFAHIVDDLALTRDPARPLLVPVTFNLDRVPPRVDFGAAVGARLRPLTVGAGRFDLACNVVDGGDGLTVELDYDEALFDGDRAQRLADEYLALLGSLADGADRPLHDGAGHVARWATVAAGGRRAEPLAARWRRHLERAPEAAVVAVDGDTRLTRAALDRWSDAVAGAIDGARVAPGPVALLLSRTEALPVAMLACWKAARAWVPIEPATPAGRVADMLRGAGCALVLHDAAAPVDAAVHGCATLACPSLPQADRGDAPRAWPVPNPDDVAYVLFTSGSTGQPKPVAVPHRAVEWYLQGLLARIGEASGLSCGLVSTVAADLGLTATLPALFDGGCLCIQSDAAARDPLLLAAAHRRRPVDLLKIVPSHLEALLAGSPDPSLLPGRLLVLGGEPARPGLLSRLLEIAPPTLRVMNHYGPTEATVGVAMGEWARDAHAWRLDAPLAGAGIVLLDDAGRPAPAGVPAQLHVGGPQVALGYPGCPDDTAARFRPQPSSGIDGPLYATGDLARVNADGTLTILGRTDDQVKIRGYRVEPGEVAAALEALPGVASAAVVAADHPVRGKVLVAYVAGDGAHADPASLARALRDRLPDPMRPAQIVRCSRLPLTANGKLDRHALPAPDWHAGEAGPGPQAGAGATGRIEAALVAVWRELFGRTDIGVHDEFFALGGDSILGIRMVARLHRDGLRLQASDLYRHPTIAALAPWVRAVDTEAEQGVLAGPVPLLPAQHRWLALGAGLRPHANLSLLLELDAAVTPERVVDAWVRLLRQHDGLRIRAGIDAGEAVQVYGAVEPPPLHRLPAGHATRDALTGLQALADPAASPLVLGWLDGAPGALPRLLIVMHHWIADAVSCAILLDDLARLLRDPDAPLGPKTPSLRQWAHTLAARAASPDALAQVEYWALSTGLPPPALPLQTGSGGTGAPASTGLTLSDDDTRDVVASPAAHAGAGVEDLLLAALTLALGGRTGEPLLYVELEGHGRTPPEGEPEPARTVGWFTARHPAWFDLTGVPEAGALAAVRAQRLAIPNRGADYGALRHLGPDDARNALAAGHRPEVSLNWLGQLTGIVDAPFRLVSWRPGCPLRGAERAPGLPQPHALAVEAMLIDGRLRLEFIYDDARFDAAAIDALAAGFAAWLVRLARRPADAAAPVPAPDPSGQLDADDLAALAAHR from the coding sequence ATGAACACGGACAACCAGTCTCGGGCTGAACCGATCGCGATTGTCGGGATGGGCTGCGTCTTCCCGGGCGCCGTCGGGATCGCGGCCTTTCTCGACCTGCTGCGCGCGGGCCGCGTCGCGGTGCGCGACGTGCCGCCCGAGCGCTGGGACGCGGCCGCGCTGCACGATCCGGACGCGGACGCGCGCGGCCGCATCCTGACGCGCCGCGCCGCGACGATCGACGAGGCGGACCGGTTCGATCCCGAGTTCTTCGGGCTGTCGCAACGCGATGCGCGCGAAATGGACCCGCGCCAGCGGCTGATGCTGAAGACCGCATGGTGGGCGCTCGAGGACGCCGGCATGCCCGGCTGGGGATTGAGCGGGCAATCCGTCGGCGTCTTTCTCGGCGCCAGCAACGGCGAATTCGGCGGCTCGCATGCGAACCTCGCGGCCATCGGCGCGTCGACCGCGACGGGGCACGCGACGAGTGTGCTCGCCAATCGCCTGTCGTATCTGCTCGGATTCATGGGGCCGAGCCTCGTCGTCGACACCGCGTGCTCGTCCTCGCTGATCGCGGTCCATCTGGCCTGCGCGGCGCTGCGCTCGCGCGAATGCGAGCTCGCGATCGCGGGCGGCGTGTCGCTGATGCTGCGTCCCGATGCGTCGGTCGCCTTTTCGCGCGCGCGCATGCTCGCCGCCGACGGGCGCTGCAAGCCCTTCGCCGCGTCCGCCGACGGCTATGGGCGCGGCGAGGGCGCGGGCGCCGTCGTGCTGAAGCGTCTGTCGGACGCGTGCCGCGACGGCGACCGGATCGTCGCGCTCGTGCTCGGTTCCGCCGTCAATCACAACGGCCAGTCGAACGGCATCACGGCGCCGAGCGCGCGGGCGCAGGAGGCGCTGATCCGGCAGGCGATCGACGCGGCCGGCATCGCGCCGGAACAGGTCGACGTCGTCGAAGCGCACGGCACGGGCACGCTGCTCGGCGATCCGATCGAGGCACGGGCGCTCGGCCGCGTGCTGGGCGCGATCGACGGGCGCGCGGAGCCGCTTCCCGTCGGCTCGGTCAAGAGCAACATCGGGCATCTGGAGGCGGCGGCGGGCGTCGCGGGGCTCATCAAGCTGGCGCTCAGCCTGCGGCATCGCGAGATTCCCGCGAGCCTCGGCTTCGACGCGCCTAATCCGCACATCGATTTCCAGGCGCTGAATCTTGCGGTGCCCACCGCGCTCGCGCCGCTGCCCGACCGCGGGCGGCCGGCGACCGGCGCGGTCAGCTCGTTCGGCTTCGGCGGCGCGAATTGCCATCTGATCGCCGCCGCTCCGCCGTCCGAGCTTGCCGAGCGGCGCGACGCGCACGCCGGGACGCGATGGCCGCACGTGCTCGTGCTGTCGGCGGCGAGCGACGCCGCGCTGAACCGGCTCGCCGCCGCGAGCGCCGAGCGCGTGCGCGGCGATCGGGCCGGCGCGGCCCGTCTCGCCGTTGCGTCGCACGTCGCGCGCAGCCCGCTGAAGCAGCGCTTCGCCGTGGTCGCTTCGGATGCGGACGCCCTGGCCGCCGCGCTGGAGCGTGCGGCCACGGGCGCCCAGGACGGCGCGGTTGCGCGCGGAGCGGCGCCCCGGCGCCGCCCGCCGCTCGCGTTCTTCTATGCGGGCCAGGGCGCGCAGTTTCCGGGCATGGCCGCGGGGCTGCTCGACGGCGACAGCGCGCTACGCAGCACGCTCGAGCAAGCATCGTCGATCACCGGCCTGCCGATCGTGCACTGGCTCGAACGCGGCGGCGACGAGATCGGCCGGACCGAGGCGACCCAGCCGCTGATGGTCGCGCTGCAGGTCGGCCTGACCCGGCACTGGGCGGCCTGGGGCGTTGAGCCCGACATCGTGATCGGCCACAGCCTGGGCGACTTCGCGGCGGCGGTCGCGGCCGGCGCGCTGCCGTTCGATGCGGCGATGCGTCTCGTCGCGCTGCGCGGGCGGCTGACGGCAACCCTGGCGCGGCCGGGCGGCATGGTCGCGGTTGCCGCCGCGCCCGCCGCGGTGACGCCGCATCTCGCGCCCGGCGCGGTCATCGCGGTCGACAACGGGCCCGAGCAGCTGTCGGTAGCAGGCGACGCGGACGCGCTCGCGGAAACGGTGCGGCGACTGGCGGCGGCAGGAATCGCCGCGCGGCCGCTGCCGGTGTCGGCCGCGTTCCATTCGCCCGCGATGGACCCGGTGCTCGACGCGTTTCGCGCGGCGCTCGCGCAAGTGCCGCTGCAAGCGCTGCGCTTGCCGATGATCTGCAACCGGACGGGCGCAGTGTTGCCGGCCGGGACGGTGCTGGATGCCGAATTCTGGGTGCGCCATCTGCGCGAGCCCGTGCGCTTCGCGGACGGCGTTCGGGCGGTATCCGGGCAGGGCGTCGCGCTCGGGCTCGAGATCGGGCCGTCGGCGCTGCTGAGCAGGCTCGCGCCGTTGTCCGCGCCGGCGCTGAAGGTCGTGCCGTCGCTGACGCGCGGGACGTGCGATCGCGAGGCGCTGCTCGGCGCGCTGGGCGCGCTGTGGGTCGGCGGCGTGACGCCGAACTGGCGCGCGATCGACGGGCCCGGCCGCACGCACGCCGATCTGCCGCTCTATCCGTTCGACGACGCGTCGTTCCCGCTGCTCGCGGACGGCACCGTCGTCGCGGGGATGACGGCGTCGTCCGGCGCGATCGCGGCGAGCGACGCGCACGCGCCGCCGCTGCCGTCATCGCTCGCCGTGGCCACAGCCGCGCAACACGCGGCGTCGCACGATCGCACGGCCGATATCGGCGCGCGGCTGCGCAGCACGCTCGCGGAGGTGCTCGAAACGTCGCCGGACCGCATCGATCCGGCGGCGCCCTTCGTCGAGATGGGCGCGGACAGCCTCGTCCTGCTCACGGCCGCGAAGAAGATCGAAGCCGCCTTCGGCGTGCGCATTCCGGTGCGCGCGTTCTTCGACGAACTGTCGACGATGGATGCACTGGCCGCGCATCTCGCCGCGTTGGCGCCGCCACCGGCGGAAGCGCCGCGCGAACCGGCGCCGGCCGCGTCGGCGCCGGCCGATTTCGTCGCGCAGGTGGTGCGCGAGCAGCTGGACCTGATGCGCCGGCAACTGGCGCTGATCGAGGGCCGACAGGCCGAGGACGTCCGCACGAAGCCGCCCGCCACGGGAACGGCCGATGCAGCCGACCTGGCCGGAGCCGACGTTGCGGCCCGCGCGGCCGGCCCCACGCGTCGCGCCGACACGGCTCGCGAGGCGCTGTCGCCGCGCCGGCGCGCCCACCTCGACAAGCTGATCCGCGACTACACGCATCGCACGGCGGGCTCCCGCGCACTCGCCGAGCGTTATCGCGACGTGATGGCCGACAGCCGCGCAAGCGCCGGCTTTCGTCCGTCGATCAAGGAGATGCTGTATCCGATCGTCTGCCGCTCGGCGGCGGGTGCGACGTTCGAGGACGTCGACGGCAACCGCTACCTCGACATCTCGATGGGCTTCGGCGTGCAGCTGTTCGGGCATGCGCCGGATTTCGTCGCGGCCGCGCTGCGTGAGAGCCTGTCGCGCGGGCTGCGTCTCGGTCCGCAGTCGGATCGCGCGGGCGAGGCGGCCGCCATCATCGCGCGGCTGTCCGGGCAGGACCGGGTCGCCTTCGTCAACTCGGGCACCGAGGCGGTGATGGTCGCGTTGCGGCTGGCCCGCACGGTCACCGGGCGGGAGCGGGTCGTGATCTTTCGCGGCGCATATCACGGCCATTTCGATGGCGTCCTCGCCGAGGCGGCCGATCCGGCCGATCCCGCGGCAGGCAGTGTGCCCGCCGTGCCCGGCGTGGCGCCGGGCGCGGTCGCCGACACGCTGGTGCTCGAATACGGCGACGAAGCGAGCCTTGACACGCTCGCCGCGCAGCTCGGGCAGGTGGCGGCGGTGCTGGTCGAGCCCGTGCAGAGCCGGCGGCCGGACCTGCAGCCGGCGGCGTTCCTGCATCGCCTGCGCGCGCTGACGGAGCAGGCGGGCGTATTGCTGATCTTCGACGAACTGATCACCGGCTTCCGGATCGCGGCGGGCGGCGCGCAGGCGTACTTCGGCGTGAAGGCGGACCTGGTCGCGTACGGCAAGATCCTCGGCGGCGGATTGCCGATCGGTGCGCTCGCCGGCCGCGCGGACGTGATGGCGGCGGTGGACGGCGGCGCGTGGCGCTACGGCGACGACAGCGCGCCCGCCGCCGAGACAACGCTGTTCGCCGGGACCTTCAACAAGAATCCGCTGTCGATCGACGCGTGCATCGCCGTGCTGACGGAGATCGAGCGACGGGGGGACGCGCTGTACGTCGGGCTGAACGACCGGGCGGCACGCCTGCACGCGCGGCTCGAGCAGGCGCTCGCGGGCACGCCGATCGGGGTCGCGCGCTTCGGCTCCGTGTTCCGGTTCGTGTTCGCGCGCAATCTCGATCTGTTCTTTTATCACCTGCTGCTGCGCGGCATCTACGTGTGGGAGGGGCGGACCTGCTTCCTGTCCGCCGCGCATACGGACGCGGACTGCGACCGCCTGGCGGCGGCGGTCGCCGACACCGTCGCCGCGCTGCGCGACGGCGGCATCCTGGACGAAGGCCGCGACGAACCCGTGCCGGACGCGTCCGGGACGGCGGCCCGCGGCGAGCGCGACGCGCTGCCGATGATTCGCGCGCAACGCCAGCTGGCGGCGCTCGCGGAAATGGACCCGGCGGGCGCCGTCGCGTACGCGTTGCCGCTGCTGCTGGATCTGGACGGGCCGCTCGACGCGGATCGGCTGCGCCGGGCGGTCGAGGAGGCGGCCGCCCGGCACGACGGGTTGTGGGCGGCGATGGATCCCGTGTCCGGCACGCTGCGCCTGACTGCGCCGGGACGGCTGCAGCTGGCGACCTGCGCGATCGATGCGGCGCAACTCGACGCCGAGGTGCGGCGGCGGATGGCCGTGCCGTTCGATCTGGCGGCGCCGCCGTTGCTGCGGGCGACGCTGTTCGCGCTCGAGAACGGTGCGTACGCGCTGCTGCTGCTCGGCCATCACGCGGCGGTCGACGGCTTCTCGCTGCAGGTGCTGGCGGCCGATATCGCGGCGTGCCATGGCGGCGCGCCGCTGCCGCGCGCGGCGTCGCTGCGCCGCTTGCTGGACGCGCATCGGGAGGCCGGGCGCGATGGCCGCTGGGCGGCTGCGCGCGACTGGTGGCGCGCACGGCTCGCCGACGCGCCCGCCGGTCTCGATATCGACATCGCCGCGCCGCGCCCGCCGTTGCGCGCGTTCCACGGAGGGCGTGCGGTGCGGCGCGTCGATGCGGCGTCCACCCGCGCGCTGCGGGAACGCGCGACGGCCGAGCGGGCGTCGCTGCTCGCCGTCCTGCTGACGGGCTTCGCGTGGCTGCTGACGCGGCACGGCGCGGCCGACATGGTGATCGGCGTACCGTTCGCCGGACGCGCGGCGGCGGGAGAGGGCGCGGAGCGCCTCGTCGGCTACTGCACGCACCTGCTGCCGATCCGGCTGCATGCCGACGCCGCCGACGGTACCGCGGCGCTGCTCGCACGCACCCGCTCCGCGTTGATGAATGCGCTCGAGCACGCCGACTATCCATTCGCGCACATCGTCGACGATCTCGCGTTGACGCGGGACCCGGCGCGGCCGCTGCTCGTGCCGGTGACGTTCAACCTCGACCGCGTGCCGCCGCGGGTCGACTTCGGCGCGGCCGTCGGCGCGCGCCTGCGCCCGTTGACGGTCGGCGCGGGCCGCTTCGATCTCGCCTGCAACGTGGTCGACGGCGGCGACGGGCTGACGGTCGAGCTCGACTACGACGAAGCCCTGTTCGACGGCGATCGCGCGCAACGGCTCGCCGACGAATACCTGGCGCTGCTCGGCAGCCTCGCTGACGGCGCCGATCGGCCGTTGCACGACGGCGCCGGACACGTCGCCCGCTGGGCGACGGTCGCCGCGGGCGGCCGGCGCGCCGAGCCGCTCGCGGCACGTTGGCGCCGCCATCTCGAACGCGCGCCCGAGGCGGCGGTGGTGGCGGTCGACGGCGATACGCGCTTGACCCGCGCCGCGCTCGACCGCTGGTCCGACGCCGTCGCCGGCGCGATCGACGGGGCCCGCGTGGCGCCTGGCCCCGTCGCACTGCTGCTGTCGCGGACGGAGGCGCTGCCCGTCGCGATGCTCGCGTGCTGGAAGGCGGCCCGCGCATGGGTGCCGATCGAGCCCGCGACGCCCGCCGGGCGCGTCGCGGACATGCTGCGCGGTGCCGGTTGCGCGCTCGTGCTGCACGATGCGGCCGCGCCCGTCGACGCGGCCGTGCATGGCTGCGCGACGCTCGCATGCCCGTCACTGCCACAAGCGGATCGTGGCGATGCGCCGCGCGCCTGGCCGGTGCCGAATCCGGACGACGTCGCCTATGTGCTCTTCACGTCCGGCTCCACCGGGCAGCCGAAGCCGGTCGCCGTTCCGCACCGGGCGGTCGAATGGTATCTGCAGGGCCTGCTCGCGAGGATCGGGGAGGCGTCCGGCCTGTCATGCGGGCTGGTTTCGACCGTCGCGGCCGATCTCGGCCTGACGGCGACGCTGCCCGCGCTGTTCGACGGCGGCTGCCTGTGCATCCAGTCCGACGCGGCGGCGCGCGATCCGCTGCTGCTTGCCGCCGCCCACCGCAGGCGCCCGGTCGATCTGCTGAAGATCGTGCCGTCGCATCTGGAGGCGCTGCTGGCCGGCTCGCCCGATCCGTCGCTGCTGCCCGGCCGGCTGCTCGTGCTGGGCGGCGAACCGGCGCGGCCCGGCTTGCTGAGCCGGCTCCTGGAAATCGCGCCGCCGACGCTGCGCGTGATGAACCACTACGGGCCAACCGAGGCAACCGTCGGCGTCGCGATGGGCGAGTGGGCGCGCGACGCGCACGCGTGGCGCCTCGACGCGCCACTCGCCGGCGCGGGGATCGTCCTTCTGGACGATGCCGGCCGGCCGGCGCCGGCGGGCGTGCCCGCGCAGCTGCACGTCGGCGGGCCGCAAGTCGCGCTCGGCTATCCGGGCTGTCCGGACGACACCGCCGCGCGCTTCCGGCCGCAGCCGTCAAGCGGCATCGACGGGCCGCTCTATGCGACGGGCGACCTCGCGCGCGTGAACGCCGACGGCACGCTGACGATCCTCGGCCGGACCGACGACCAGGTGAAGATTCGCGGATACCGGGTCGAGCCGGGCGAGGTGGCGGCGGCGCTCGAAGCGCTGCCGGGCGTCGCGTCGGCCGCGGTCGTCGCCGCCGATCATCCGGTGCGCGGCAAGGTGCTCGTCGCGTACGTGGCCGGCGACGGCGCGCACGCCGATCCGGCGTCGCTCGCACGCGCGCTGCGCGATCGCCTGCCCGACCCCATGCGGCCCGCGCAGATCGTGCGCTGCAGCCGCCTGCCGCTGACTGCGAACGGCAAGCTCGACCGCCACGCGCTGCCCGCGCCAGACTGGCATGCGGGCGAAGCCGGGCCCGGGCCGCAAGCGGGCGCAGGCGCGACCGGCCGCATCGAGGCGGCGCTCGTCGCGGTCTGGCGGGAGCTGTTCGGCCGGACCGACATCGGCGTGCACGACGAATTCTTCGCACTCGGCGGCGACAGCATCCTCGGCATCCGGATGGTGGCGCGGCTGCATCGGGACGGCTTGCGCCTGCAGGCGAGCGACCTCTATCGTCACCCGACGATCGCGGCGCTGGCGCCGTGGGTCCGTGCTGTCGACACGGAAGCCGAGCAGGGCGTGCTGGCCGGGCCCGTGCCGCTGCTGCCCGCGCAGCACCGCTGGCTGGCGCTCGGCGCGGGCCTGCGCCCGCACGCGAATCTGTCGCTGCTGCTCGAGCTGGACGCCGCAGTGACGCCGGAGCGGGTGGTCGACGCATGGGTTCGCCTGCTTCGTCAGCACGACGGGCTGCGCATCCGCGCGGGCATCGACGCGGGCGAGGCCGTGCAGGTTTACGGCGCGGTCGAGCCGCCGCCGCTGCACCGCCTTCCGGCCGGCCACGCGACCCGCGACGCACTGACCGGCCTGCAGGCGCTTGCCGATCCGGCCGCGTCGCCGCTCGTGCTCGGCTGGCTGGACGGGGCGCCCGGCGCGTTGCCGCGGCTGCTGATCGTCATGCACCACTGGATAGCGGACGCGGTGTCCTGCGCGATCCTGCTCGACGATCTCGCCCGTCTGCTGCGCGATCCCGACGCGCCGCTCGGCCCGAAGACGCCGTCGCTGCGGCAATGGGCGCACACGCTCGCCGCGCGCGCCGCATCGCCGGACGCGCTCGCGCAGGTCGAGTACTGGGCGCTGAGCACGGGCCTGCCGCCGCCGGCGCTGCCGTTGCAGACGGGCAGCGGCGGAACCGGCGCGCCGGCGTCCACTGGGCTGACGCTGTCCGACGACGACACGCGCGACGTCGTGGCCAGCCCGGCCGCGCACGCCGGCGCGGGGGTCGAGGACCTGCTGCTCGCCGCGCTGACGCTCGCGCTCGGTGGCCGCACCGGCGAGCCGTTGCTGTACGTCGAGCTGGAGGGTCACGGGCGCACGCCGCCGGAAGGCGAGCCCGAGCCCGCGCGCACGGTCGGCTGGTTCACGGCGCGCCATCCGGCCTGGTTCGACCTGACCGGCGTGCCGGAAGCGGGCGCGCTCGCGGCGGTGCGCGCGCAGCGACTGGCGATCCCGAACCGCGGCGCGGACTACGGCGCGCTGCGCCATCTCGGCCCCGACGATGCGCGCAACGCGCTGGCGGCCGGCCACCGGCCCGAGGTCAGCCTGAACTGGCTCGGCCAGCTGACGGGCATCGTGGACGCGCCGTTCCGGCTGGTCTCGTGGCGGCCGGGCTGCCCGCTGCGCGGGGCGGAGCGCGCCCCCGGCCTGCCGCAGCCGCACGCGCTCGCCGTCGAGGCGATGCTGATCGACGGCCGGCTGCGGCTGGAATTCATCTACGACGACGCACGCTTCGACGCCGCGGCGATCGACGCGCTGGCCGCCGGGTTCGCGGCCTGGCTGGTGCGTCTCGCGCGCCGGCCCGCCGATGCGGCGGCGCCCGTGCCGGCACCCGATCCGTCCGGCCAGCTGGACGCCGACGACCTTGCCGCGCTGGCTGCCCACCGATGA
- a CDS encoding TauD/TfdA family dioxygenase — protein MVLTRPLFADGALPLLVEPALAGVDAAAWLERHGDTLAGWLPRHGAILFRGFGIADEAAFRRTVAATGVSLMSYIEKATPREHLGQGIYTSTYFPQEYAIALHNELSYVKTWPGRIFFGCMTPSATGGETPLADVRRVLARIDPAVRDEFRRRGWQLARCFGSGMGPSWEHAYAVGTVDALERYLRAMDVSWQWLPNGWLRTRQVRPAIHAHPLTGDALWFNHVAFWHSSSLHEPVRSRFEADFGIDSLPYNTCYGDGATIPDDVAAHLRDAYARETVAFPWQQGDFLIADNMLVAHGRAPFTGERRVLAAMGDAVELDAAAMAALKERLA, from the coding sequence ATGGTCCTGACCCGCCCGCTGTTCGCGGACGGCGCGCTGCCGCTGCTGGTCGAGCCGGCGCTGGCGGGCGTGGATGCCGCCGCGTGGCTCGAGCGACACGGCGACACGCTCGCGGGCTGGCTGCCGCGGCACGGCGCGATCCTGTTCCGCGGCTTCGGCATCGCCGACGAAGCGGCGTTCCGGCGCACGGTCGCGGCGACCGGCGTGAGCCTGATGAGCTACATCGAAAAGGCGACGCCGCGCGAGCATCTCGGGCAGGGCATCTACACGTCGACCTACTTTCCGCAGGAATACGCGATCGCGCTGCACAACGAGCTGTCGTACGTGAAGACCTGGCCCGGGCGGATCTTCTTCGGCTGCATGACGCCGTCGGCGACGGGCGGCGAGACGCCGCTCGCCGACGTGCGGCGCGTGCTCGCCCGCATCGACCCCGCGGTGCGCGACGAATTCCGCCGCCGCGGCTGGCAGCTCGCGCGCTGTTTCGGCTCCGGGATGGGGCCGAGCTGGGAGCACGCGTACGCGGTCGGGACGGTCGACGCGCTCGAGCGCTACCTGCGCGCGATGGACGTGTCGTGGCAGTGGCTGCCGAATGGCTGGCTGCGCACGCGGCAGGTCCGGCCGGCGATCCACGCGCATCCGCTCACGGGCGACGCACTGTGGTTCAACCACGTCGCGTTCTGGCACAGCTCGAGCCTGCACGAGCCGGTGCGCAGCCGCTTCGAGGCCGATTTCGGGATCGACAGCCTGCCGTACAACACCTGTTACGGCGACGGCGCGACGATCCCCGACGACGTTGCCGCCCACCTGCGCGACGCGTATGCGCGCGAGACGGTCGCGTTCCCGTGGCAGCAGGGCGATTTTCTGATCGCGGACAACATGCTGGTCGCGCACGGCCGCGCGCCGTTCACCGGCGAGCGCCGGGTGCTGGCCGCGATGGGCGACGCGGTGGAGCTGGACGCGGCCGCGATGGCGGCGCTGAAGGAGCGCCTCGCATGA